The Sinomonas sp. P10A9 genome contains the following window.
CGAGAGGATGCCGATCCCGCTGTTCGCGAGCACGTCCCCCGCCATGGCCCTCCGTAGGTCTTGCCTGGTCTCGCTTGGTTCCGTCGCTCGTTCCGGCAGGGCGCTGCCCCGCCGTGGGAACCACTATAGGCTGGAATGAGATCCACTTTCGGAGGCGAAGAATGGCTGAGTTCGAGACCGTCCGCGTCGATTCCCTGCCCGAGGGCGGCAGGCTCCTCGACGTGCGCGAGGACTACGAGTGGGACGCCGGCCATGCCGAGTGCGCCCTGCACATTCCGCTCGGCGAGCTGCCCGACCGCCTCGAGGAGCTCGACCCGGACGAGGACCTCCTCGTGATCTGCCGGACGGGCGGGCGCTCGGCCCGTGCCGCCCAGTGGCTCGTCGCGCACGGGTACTCGGCGTTCAACGTGGCCGGGGGCATGGACGCGTGGCTCACGGCCGGCCGGCCCCTCGTCGCCGAGGGCGGCCAGACGCCGACGGTGCTCTGAATCCTGTGATCTACACGTTCCTCGGCCCGGAGGGCACCTTCACGGAGGCCGCCCTGCTGAAGGTCCCCGGCGCGCGCAGCGCCGAGCGGATCCCCGCCTCCAACGTCAACGCCGCGCTCGACGCTGTCCGCGACGGCACCGCTGATTCCGCGATGGTG
Protein-coding sequences here:
- a CDS encoding rhodanese-like domain-containing protein encodes the protein MAEFETVRVDSLPEGGRLLDVREDYEWDAGHAECALHIPLGELPDRLEELDPDEDLLVICRTGGRSARAAQWLVAHGYSAFNVAGGMDAWLTAGRPLVAEGGQTPTVL